In Epinephelus lanceolatus isolate andai-2023 chromosome 7, ASM4190304v1, whole genome shotgun sequence, the genomic stretch TGACCCAAGTTCTCACCACCGGCCCTCTCAGATCCACTGCCCAGACACCTTTAGTTCCCAAATCAACcaactgaaataaaagtcaCACTTTCATCCAAAATACACTTGATCGACAGGAGATCGACCTTCCTGGAAGCTTTTGAAAAGTTGGTCTGATTTGTTAATTTGACTCAATAGCTCGTGGCTCGTCTGGCGCTGCGGTCAAAGGATGTTTTTCCAGCATGAAGAGATTTAAGAAGAGAGCTGAGTCAAGAAACCTACAGCCACGAGAGTAACGGCTGAAAGGGCAGACAGGAGAGACAAGAAGAGGTGGTTTATTTAAATACTCACAGGATAATGTCGGTGTTATTTCCTTAAGTATGAGCCAGTGTGGTCCATGTTGGCCTCTGCTTTAATGTCTCACCTTTTAGTGTGTGCACAGCCATCACAGCTGGGCTCACTTTGCTCGCTACGAAAGACACATAGGCCTACCACCGCTCTGGTTTGAATTTTAGACAGGTACCTTTAACAGGGACAGGAAGTCAACTGCAGACAAGGGGCTGCCCTAATTTGTTGATAACacgattagattttttttttttttttcatagcaaAGATGGCAGAGGGCAACAAGAAGTCagccaagaagaagaagcacgGGAGCCGGAACCCAGCCCTGGCCAAGGGCATCGGCCGCTACTCCCGGTCTGCCATGTTCACCCGCAGGGCCATGTACAAGAGGAAGACACTGAGACCACTGAGACCAAGGTGGAGAAAAAGCTGAAGGCAAAGCCCCGGGCAACTGTTGTCAAGACAGTTGGAGGAGACAAAAATGGAGGCTCTCGTGTTGTCAAGCTGCGCAAGATGCCACGCTACTACCCCACAGAGAATGTTCCCCGTAAGCTGAAGAGCCACGGGAAGAAGCCTTTCAGCCAGCACAAGAGGAAGCTGCGTAGCTCCATCACCCCAGGAACTGTCCTCATTCTGCTCACTGGTCGCCACCGTGGAAAGCGCGTGGTGTTCCTGAAGCAGCTCTCAAGTGGTCTCCTGCTTGTCACTGGCCCTCTTGCCGTGAACAGAATACCCCTGCGCAGGGCTCACCAGAAGTTCTGCATTGCCACCAACACCAAAATCGACATCTCTGGCATGAAGATCCCCAAAACTCTCAATGATGCCTActtcaagaagaagaagctgaggAGGCCCCGTCACCAGGAGGGAGAGATCTTTGACACTGAGAAAGAGAAGTACCAGCTGACAGAGCAAAGAAATCAGCAAAGCTATCAGCAATGGTGACTGAGCCTATGGCCCACTGATGAATACACTGCAATATTTATATGTCTATATGtatttctatatatatttttttcaacagtGGATCAGTTTGAAAAATTGCAGTAAGTAATACGACAAGAAGAAATAGCCTCACTGTGCCCTGCAGGAAATTTTAGGTAAGCTATTGAATACAGGAATTTTACTTGTAGCCTGTTTCTGTGTTGTCGTAacctttcctaaaaaacaagaaaataaaaatttacTTTCCCCACCACTGGCCACCTTACAGTTTTGTTATACTCTGTGATTTCAGGGGATCTTTGTCATCCAGAACAGAAGTAAGTTTTATTATTGGAAagtctttttgtattttaaaaggtTGGAGAATAAGTAGAGTAACTGTTTCTGACACTAGGAGTATATTGCTTAAAGAATTGTGAATCAGCTCCAGATAGTAAATAAACGCAAAAAGTGGAGGAAATGATTGAGATTAGCACTCTCCATTAAAGTAGCTCTTTCCCCAAGTCATCAGATAAGATGCTGCTTTATTTCACTCTATTGTCTGTTACTAACCAGAGGATGGCGACATTCTCACTGATGTAGACCCACCAGAGACCATAAAAGCCTCAGCAGGCTTCAGCCCTCAGGAAGCATACTCACAGCTATAAATACAGGTCAGATCACTCACTGACATGATCTCCTCCAGTAAAATCAGATTGCCCCTGGGGAACATCACCTGTAAGATTAGACTGATCCAAACCATACAGGCCTTGACTTGTGTAAGGAAGTGGCTCGTCTGTTCACAGATGCTGGGTTTCCTTCCTGGGACAGGATGTGCAGCTGAGCAAAAAATGAGCTCAATGAATCAAAATCACTGGAAAGTTAGAGACGGAAAGACAAAGAGTCTTTGTGGGTTGGTCTGAATAGCTCAGTATAATAGTGTGATATTCTGCTTTAAAAAAGCAAATACCGATGAAACAACAGACTGAAAAGACCTTCCTATGTCATAACTCAATGGGACATTTTATCTCAGCGAGGTAAGGCtttatttgaattaaaaaatatttttgcatggACCAGGCAGCGACAGCCTGTGCCACGGCTGAGTAGGAGCTGTTTCGCGGAAGAACTGCATCTCCCATGATGCATTGCGGCGGCAAAACGGAAGCACATCCTCAGTTCAGAGTTCAACGTGCTAACATGCGTGTTTCAGTTAGTAGTGTGGTTCTGTGAGGCGCGTGGCCAGTTTTAACATGAATATACCTTTAAGTTAGTCGTCTGTGTCGCGTGTTTATTTGTCCTCGTGTGTCCGACATGTCAGTGAACGCATCAAAGCACGAGCTGACCCAGTTGATCTACCGTCACCTGAAGGAGCAGGGTTTCCACTCAGCTGCAGATGAGCTCCAGAGGCACAGCCCACAGGTCAACaccgtccacacacacacacacacacacacacacacacacacacacacactgttactgTAACGTACTGTAACTGCTGCAGTTTGCTTCACATTTACAGTTTTGGAGAGGAAACCCTGTGAAACTGGGtcaaaaccatagactgtataaataaggTCAAAACTCTTTGGCCACATGCTGCACTATCTTCCTGTCAACGTCACACAGCAGTTATGAGTCATGAACTACATTATTAAAATGCTTACACTGTAATTACCTATTCTCTTTCAGTGCTAACTCTCACACTCTTCTTTAAAGTAGTTTCCAAACCACCAGTCATTTTGTCATTGTATATTAGTTTAATGTGTATCCATGTTTTTGAGGGAGGTACCCTTTAGatctgctgtttttgtcagcCAGCCAGGACTCAGTAATGTTACTCGTGATTGTGTCGTCCATTCAGCTTGAATAAATGTTAGATTGCAAATAGCTTGACATAAAGTTATTATGGGATGGGTATGCATCTCTAAATGCTGCCCACAAAGTGTAGTCTATTGTTTCATAAgttaaaacagtaaataaataaatgaatggtaAGTGTTTCAAATTAGTATAAAACTAAATATGTgataaaattaaacaactgTTTTGTAAGAAGACTTGTCCATTGTTACACCAAGCTATATTTGATCTTACTgtaatttaaaggaatatttcacccccaAAATGAGCATTTGTAAATTGATTAGTCATGTtctgttatgttgaatttgtagagaaaactttgaaaatggataattgattaattgattgattggggaccatgttaaacaacagcaaatatatattatattatattatattatattatatatcaaaacatccgttcaGGAACTCAAACACAAGTCCTGCAagataatccaagtctcatttatccagttgtatgctcagtactttacaaacacatgcattctttgcTAAAGCCTTACTGTTGGAGTCTGGCTGTGACCAGAGcacagataagtttcactttcagttcagttctaaATAAGGGGTTAgtgaaaaaacatgtttgtgaagCTATGAGCATACGACTAGAAAAATGAAagttggattatactgcaggagttgtgtgagagtttgtaaacagatgttttgatttaCTTTtggtgtttgtctgtttgtttttactcaTTTTTTCAATTTAAACTTCAGCATTCTATGCAAGAGATACAGTTATAACATAGCTCACATAGTGCTTTGATCATTGTATAAAGTTTGTAGCTGCTGTAACATCTATCCAGGCTTAAGACgagtaaaaataaaagataaaagagaaggaaaataGGGAAAACAAAGGGAAGAGAGAaacaatttacataaaaaagtaGACTAAACTTAAAGATATGACAGTGGGACAGGAATAGAAGGGGGGTATGGATTTTAGAGCTCCTTACTGCATTAACAAACTCATCATAGGACTCCACCTCTTTATGAATTTTGGGCTTTgcatagttttgctgtttttaaatgtggtcCCCAGTCAATGAATAAATCAATGTGTTCGCCgttttctgtggaggctttCAAGAAAGATGAAGTATTCTTCATGAATTTACAGTCACATGGCATGAGTGATttacaaattgtcattttgtgggtgaagtattttaATGCAGTGGATCCCAACTTGAGTAAACATACACTTCAGTCGGGCACACATgaccaacagaaaaaaatccacACCCTTTTGACTGTCAGACACAGGTGTAAGTAATGTCATTACCACTTGAATGGAGGCGTAAATGTGACTAGCTTCATTAGTGCTTTTCttgctgtgacatgtcaaaatgtcttctctGATAAGATCTGCGAATCTGATTCATAtgagaacatttttaaaaagctctCTTTCTAGAAAGGCTATTAACATCAGGTCTGCATATTATGGTGTATTATACCTAATTAACTGCCTGATCATTGCATGgttgaatgttttgtttttattattattttattttgcaggtGGAGACAAACACATCTGCATCATTGTACGACATCTACACTTCATGGTTAAGGTAAGCTTCTAAGCAGGAATCAAACACCTTGATTGGATTTTGTTAGCAGTGATGACACGTGTTCTAAGTAGTGTCTTTGCTCCATCAGGGactcaaagaagaaaaagcagCCGGACTCGGTCAAAGGGACTCCAGTTAAGGGTATGACTGCTTATTTcgtaaaacataaaatacacagCATGGAAAGGGTCGATGTTAATAGGTTGTGTTAATTCCACTGCAGGAGAGACTTGATGTTCTCTGAGATATCAGCATTGGCAATTGGGCAAAACGAGTTGGAAAATATTGGCATATTGGCATGTTGATtggctttttcattttttaatatgtCAAAACTGGAGATGTGTTCTGAGGTCTGGAGCCAGGCTAACTAGATGCAGTCCCCAGACCAGTTCTTTGTCTTGGTTTCATTTGTACTTTGCCTCCAACTTGTTTCAGGAtaacttgtttttttcattttgtataaAACCTTTGTAATATGTACTGTTGATGATGTAATACTCCTCAAACTTACATCGAAAATTGAGAAGTAAAGTCAAGTTTAAAGTAGGTTAATTTAAATGATTCTGGTATGGGGTTTACTACAGTCACAGAAGAATTAAGTAATTATTCTGATGCACTTTAATGCATTTTTAACCTATTCTACATAATTTTTTTGTTCAGCCACACCAAGGAAAAAGAAGGACAAACCTACGAACaaagcagagacacaaaaaaagaaggtgagtttttattttatttcattttgtactAACAACTGGTGCGATTGATGTTCTTTGACTTTACTCATTAGGCTGTttggctgttttgtttttttgcttttagtCTGCGCCagcgaaaaggaaaaaaagtgacGGTAAATCTGCAGAAAATGACGTCAAGGCGAAAAAATCCAAGACCCAAACAAAAGACAAGGTGGCTGCTGGAGGAGATGATTCAGACTCTGACAGCAGTCTGGATGTAGATAAATGGAAGAAACTGGtgctgcagatgacaggtgtgtgtgtgtgtgtgtgtgtgtgtgtgtgtgtgtgtgtgtgtgtgtgtgtgtgtgtgtgtctgtgtgtgtgtctgtgtctgtgtctgtgtctgtgtctgtgtgtgtctgtgtctgtgtgtgtgcctgtgtccCTGTGTCCCTGTGTGGCTGTGGCTATGGCTGTGTGTCTGCTATtgctaatatttttttaaagaccaAGCATTGAAACAATTCAGATAGTCAGAAATATGCAGGACAAGTGACTTTCAATAATATaagaataaatagataaatgcataaagaaatataaaaaataaaatagataaatgtataaatatataaataaaaattgatCATTTATCAGGGcatgaattaataaatgaataatatttATCTCTACTTTTTTTACAACCAcgcttatttattttttgtatttatttttgcatatatttaatttatttataaactatttctttctttctgtgtttatttatttattccagtatttatttatgcatttatttatttttttatattatttatttctcatTGTATTGCtgcataataaaaaaagaataaatagaaaaatgtacaaataaatatgaaaaataaaatagataaatatgcaaatatataGATAAAAGTTTATCATTTAACAGGacataaataaatgtcatattaatttcttttcttttctttttttcaaccacgcttgtttatttttgtatttagcaatactcatttttattttattttttccaatatttatttatttctgtgtttatttattctaggaattatttatgcatttatttaattctttattaaattatttagtCCTGTATTTCtccatacatttatttatttatttattgatatttaACTCATTTTTGTTCTCCGCAAGATACTCTACATAAgagtaaatgtttgtgtttcgGGGGGGTTTTCACATTGGAAAGAGGCAAGATGAAGGGCGTAGAGGTGAGTGGAGAAAGGACTGGAAACTGCAGGACATGTGGAAGATGAAAAGACAGGGAGGGCTGGGTTCTCTCATTTAAAGGGAGAAAGACAACCACCAGACAGGACAGCACCTCCCATGAACAACCTCACCATGGGAAACAGTGATTTCATACAAACCGCTGTGTACAGCTGTATGGCTGCCACTGATGAATTTTCTTTCAAGCGTTTGTGCCTCATAGTCATGTCTATTCAGTGTCTCCACTGTGTTTACTCTGTCCACAGAGTCTGACATCGCCAAGATGGACACCATCAATGCTCTGgactcctctgctcctccacctGTAAAAAAGAGAGTGAGGAAACCCCGGTCTAAGCCTCCTGCAAAACCTGACACTCCCCTTAAACAGAATAACGAGATGGctggaaaaaatgaaaaggtGGAGGAGAAACCTGTGACTGAAACACCAGCAAAGAATACTAAACCCAGGAGGAGCAGCCCCAAAAAGACTGCACCTGTgacctcctctgcctcctcaagCCAAGTGCAAAACATCACCTCTGTAGAGGAGAGACCAGGGATGTCCGCCATCTCCCCGTCAAAACAGACAccaaagaaggagaaaaggaaagACGTGACTCCCAGTGAAGAAAAAACTGATGAGACAACGTCTGAgcccaaaaagaagaagaagaagaaaaaggagatGACTGAAGAGGAAATGGTGGAGAGTACAAACAAGACTGGTGGAGATGGGAAAGACAAGAACggtaaaaaggaaaagaaaaagaagactgAAGTAACAGATAAAGAATTAAGTGATAAACCTGCGGAGCATGAGAAAAATGCAAAGGGagacagaaaaaggaatgaGACTGAAAAAGAAATCATCGAGAAGAATACAGATGGCGATGTTGCAAATGGGGAAACATCAGAGCCGTTAGTTCAAGAAAAGAAacccaagaagaagaaaaaggagaaaactCATAGCGAGGAAAATTCAGAGCACGCGGCTGAAGAAAAGAAagtaaagaagaagaaaaatagagTTGATAGTGAGGAAAATTCAGAACAGGCAGCTGAAAAAGTAGAAGAAAATTCAGAGCAGATAGTTGAAGAAAACGAAGCAAAGAAGAGAAAGGAGGCTGCTGATGGTGAGGAAAATTCAGAGCAAAGagttaaagaaaagaaagcaaagaagaagaaaaaggagaaacCTGATGACGAAAATCCGGAGCAGATcgttaaagaaaagaaaaagaaaaacaaacacaaagctgATCATGACGGGGAGATGTCGGAGCAGATACTTGAAgaaaatatgacaaagaaatCGGAGAGCAGCGACAGAGAGCAAACGCCGGAGCAGATTACTGaagtgaagaagaaaaagaaaaaggactCATCATTGCAAAATAATGACACAGAACCACTACCTCCACCCAACGCTGAGATATCCACTTCCtcaacagagaagaagaaaagtgaGTAGATAAGTCGCATCAATCATGACAATGCAATTTtactgtgtttgtctgtatgtTCATATTCACTTTTTCATTGTGTCAGAGAAGAGCAAGTTGAAATCAGCTGAGGTCCCAGACACACCTGACGTTTCGGTCCAAGACGCTGCAGCAACACAAACCCTCCAAACGCCCTCAAGTAACTCCACCCCCAAAAAGGTATCACAGTCCTGAACTCCTCACCAACTCCCTGATCACACaggtgttttagcagctggaggcggctttttgtaattgtttataATGAGATTGGAGCACTTGGTGTTTTTGCCAGAGCGCTCTGcactcctcaagttgaaaaaacttcaactcgaAGCGAAAAATCACCCCAcgtcatcttgttttttgtcatggtcacgacaacaagtttacagctggtaaacaatggagcAGGAGGgtcgtcggtggcttagtggtagagcaggccccccatgtacaaggctgttgccgcagcggcccgggttcgactccagcctgtggccctttgttgcatgtcactccctctctctctccccccttcacacttgtctgtcctatacattaaaggctaaaaagccccaaaaaatatcttaaaaaaaacaacaaaaaacaatggagcaggaactggtggtagcggttgctggatacccagagctatacagcctGACGAtaaacagcaggttgtcaaactgcccccgagtcatcctaaaatgtGCCTCAAGATGGCCATCATCGAGgggaagctcctggaccaactggtggtaatCCCCGTTATCCACcttcttttttagggtctcatgtacccacacagatctctgtttccctgtgaccGACAAACTATTAACtaacagcctctcaccctcaaccagagctacaggaAGGACCCTCTACCcgaacattttaggaactagatactaattactgggGGAAAAACGGTAGAAAAAGGAGAGGTTGGTGTAAAGACGTGTTGGCGTGAAAACGCTGTGAAAATACAAAACGctctctgtgtgatcagggcctaacaTGTTATTCCTTTAAGCACCAGAGGATCATTCTTAAATTGCTTTtaaaattttctgttttctctttttccttcacAGAAAAAGAAGTCGTCCAAGAGCACAGAGTCATGAAGATGTTTGACTCTTCAGGATGAAGGCGTCACATCCTCTCTGTCCTATTTCTGATCATATTTTAATGGttagaaaaacacttaaaactgTACAGAGAACATGACTTGTCTATTttggtacattttttttttttaaaaaaaaatctttttcattgttttatgtgtttaccCACAGAGTGTGGAGCACTGTGCCACAGCTGT encodes the following:
- the LOC117261214 gene encoding uncharacterized protein LOC117261214, with product MSVNASKHELTQLIYRHLKEQGFHSAADELQRHSPQVETNTSASLYDIYTSWLRDSKKKKQPDSVKGTPVKATPRKKKDKPTNKAETQKKKSAPAKRKKSDGKSAENDVKAKKSKTQTKDKVAAGGDDSDSDSSLDVDKWKKLVLQMTESDIAKMDTINALDSSAPPPVKKRVRKPRSKPPAKPDTPLKQNNEMAGKNEKVEEKPVTETPAKNTKPRRSSPKKTAPVTSSASSSQVQNITSVEERPGMSAISPSKQTPKKEKRKDVTPSEEKTDETTSEPKKKKKKKKEMTEEEMVESTNKTGGDGKDKNGKKEKKKKTEVTDKELSDKPAEHEKNAKGDRKRNETEKEIIEKNTDGDVANGETSEPLVQEKKPKKKKKEKTHSEENSEHAAEEKKVKKKKNRVDSEENSEQAAEKVEENSEQIVEENEAKKRKEAADGEENSEQRVKEKKAKKKKKEKPDDENPEQIVKEKKKKNKHKADHDGEMSEQILEENMTKKSESSDREQTPEQITEVKKKKKKDSSLQNNDTEPLPPPNAEISTSSTEKKKKKSKLKSAEVPDTPDVSVQDAAATQTLQTPSSNSTPKKKKKSSKSTES